The Cellulophaga sp. L1A9 genome window below encodes:
- a CDS encoding RNA polymerase sigma factor, producing the protein MELEELVEKFRMKDAKAFEKLYSMYADNICGVIYNIVKNTDIAQEICQDVFVKAWNNSESYNISKGRFFTWMLNIARNAAIDEVRSKSHKNSKQNLSSDFFVNILEDKNDLNMQVDTIGIKSLLTNLKEKCVQIIDLLYFKGYTQKEAAEELEIPIGTVKTRNRSCISQIRGNIAL; encoded by the coding sequence ATGGAATTAGAAGAATTAGTAGAAAAGTTCCGAATGAAAGATGCCAAGGCTTTTGAAAAGCTGTACAGCATGTATGCAGATAATATATGTGGCGTTATTTACAACATTGTAAAGAATACGGATATAGCTCAGGAAATTTGCCAAGATGTATTTGTAAAGGCATGGAATAATTCTGAGAGCTATAATATCTCTAAAGGGCGCTTTTTTACATGGATGTTGAATATTGCACGTAATGCTGCAATCGATGAAGTGCGCTCTAAATCCCACAAAAACAGCAAACAAAACCTATCTTCTGATTTTTTCGTAAATATCCTGGAAGACAAAAACGACCTTAATATGCAAGTAGATACCATTGGTATAAAGAGCCTGTTAACGAACCTCAAAGAAAAATGTGTTCAGATCATAGACTTATTGTACTTTAAAGGATATACGCAAAAGGAAGCTGCTGAAGAATTGGAGATCCCTATAGGGACGGTAAAAACAAGGAACAGAAGTTGCATTTCACAAATTAGGGGAAACATAGCACTATAG
- a CDS encoding anti-sigma factor domain-containing protein, whose protein sequence is MDTEKYIASGILELYVAGILSEVENLDIARYAAEYPEIQNEIKAIETAVLALTKAAAPKEGAQIHLAKVQAKIAAAEAPKVITLQPEKTNWSAYIGWAASVLLAVGFFWMYTQNNALKSNLNSTTQANSALEEKIEEAKTSLEKTEELLSTIRDKNIQVVALGGQAVAPNSYAKAYWNKSEQKVFIDAQGLPEPPDGMVYQVWSLRLEPLTPTSMGLLEDFITDDNKVFALNNPNESEAFGITLEPAGGSDAPNLAQLYTLGVVSS, encoded by the coding sequence ATGGATACAGAAAAATATATAGCATCAGGAATTCTAGAACTCTACGTTGCTGGTATCTTATCTGAGGTAGAAAACTTAGATATCGCCAGGTACGCAGCAGAATACCCTGAAATACAAAATGAAATTAAAGCCATTGAAACTGCCGTTTTAGCATTGACTAAAGCAGCTGCACCGAAAGAAGGCGCACAAATTCATTTGGCAAAGGTTCAAGCTAAAATAGCCGCAGCAGAAGCTCCAAAAGTAATTACACTACAACCAGAGAAAACAAATTGGAGTGCTTACATCGGGTGGGCAGCATCTGTTTTATTAGCCGTAGGCTTTTTTTGGATGTACACCCAAAATAATGCGCTAAAGTCTAATTTAAATAGCACTACACAGGCAAACAGCGCTTTAGAAGAAAAAATAGAAGAAGCAAAAACATCATTAGAAAAAACAGAAGAATTACTAAGTACCATTCGGGATAAAAATATACAAGTGGTAGCTTTAGGCGGCCAAGCCGTAGCTCCTAATTCATATGCAAAAGCCTACTGGAATAAAAGTGAGCAGAAAGTTTTTATAGATGCCCAAGGGCTACCAGAACCACCAGACGGAATGGTATACCAAGTATGGTCTTTAAGATTAGAGCCTTTAACTCCAACAAGTATGGGGCTGTTAGAAGATTTTATTACGGATGATAACAAAGTATTTGCTTTAAACAACCCTAATGAGTCTGAGGCTTTCGGTATTACCTTAGAACCTGCGGGAGGTAGTGACGCTCCTAACTTAGCGCAACTATATACCTTGGGGGTAGTGAGTTCTTAG
- a CDS encoding VOC family protein has product MAKIINGIQQIGIGVADAKGVFNWYRKHLGFDILVFEDSATADLMTQYTNQNVERRHALLSLNMNGGGGLEIWQFTSRVPTASKAPFLLGDLGINCMKIRATNVLDAFTNLSAIDLAILGALSTTQEGKPHFFFQDPWGNLVEVVQDDYLFSKTKSASGGVIGTVIGVSDMGQALPFYQNILGYDVQASDRTGFFEDFKELPGGTHSFRRVLLKHQKRAVGGFGELLGPTEIELIQVLDREPVKVYKDRLWGDLGYIHLCFDINGMKTLRDEAKNLGFPFTVDSADSFDMGDAAGHFSYIEDPDGTLIEFVETHKVPILKKLGIFINLKKRNPLNPLPKWLVKAMQVHRIKRNL; this is encoded by the coding sequence ATGGCAAAAATAATCAACGGAATTCAACAAATAGGTATTGGCGTTGCAGATGCTAAAGGTGTATTTAATTGGTACCGCAAACATTTAGGTTTTGATATTTTAGTGTTTGAAGATAGTGCCACGGCAGATTTAATGACGCAGTATACGAATCAAAATGTAGAGCGTAGGCATGCCTTATTATCCTTGAATATGAATGGTGGTGGCGGATTAGAGATCTGGCAATTTACAAGCCGGGTACCTACAGCTTCAAAAGCACCTTTTTTATTAGGAGATTTAGGTATTAATTGCATGAAAATTAGGGCAACAAATGTGCTAGATGCTTTTACTAATTTGAGTGCTATAGATTTAGCTATTTTAGGTGCTTTGAGCACTACCCAAGAAGGGAAACCTCATTTCTTCTTCCAAGACCCTTGGGGTAATTTGGTGGAAGTTGTTCAAGATGATTATCTGTTTTCTAAGACCAAAAGTGCCTCTGGAGGTGTAATAGGAACTGTAATTGGTGTTTCTGATATGGGGCAAGCGTTGCCTTTTTATCAGAATATTTTAGGGTATGATGTTCAAGCTTCTGACCGTACTGGTTTTTTTGAAGATTTTAAAGAGCTTCCGGGAGGTACACATTCCTTTAGAAGAGTTCTTTTAAAACATCAGAAGAGAGCGGTAGGTGGCTTTGGAGAACTATTAGGGCCTACAGAAATAGAATTAATACAAGTATTAGATCGGGAACCTGTTAAAGTCTATAAAGATAGGCTGTGGGGAGATCTAGGCTACATTCACCTTTGTTTTGATATTAATGGCATGAAAACGCTACGTGACGAAGCAAAAAACCTAGGGTTTCCGTTTACAGTTGATAGTGCTGATAGTTTTGATATGGGCGACGCTGCAGGACATTTTAGTTATATAGAGGATCCAGACGGAACCTTAATAGAATTTGTAGAAACCCATAAAGTGCCCATCCTAAAAAAATTAGGAATTTTTATCAACTTAAAAAAAAGAAATCCGCTTAACCCGTTACCTAAATGGCTTGTAAAAGCTATGCAGGTGCACCGGATTAAGCGGAATCTATAA
- a CDS encoding TIGR04283 family arsenosugar biosynthesis glycosyltransferase → MISIIIPAHNEQKNLLKLIPFLEALCQETPAEVLVVLSAANTEEIRFSSDKIKVLQCKENGRAVQMNHGVEYAKGKIYAFLHADVLPPKNFLKDIEQTLRDTYQAGFFSYRFDSTSKLLNVNSKFTAKDGIFTGGGDQCLFIEKTVFNQLGGFDANQLIMEDFEFFKRMKNKKVKYKIINNDLLVSARKYESNSYFRVNMSNLLLVVLFKMGYPSSKLQSLHNRLLQMPYRTKPE, encoded by the coding sequence ATGATATCTATTATAATACCCGCACATAACGAACAAAAAAATCTTCTAAAACTTATTCCCTTTTTAGAAGCGCTTTGTCAAGAAACACCAGCGGAAGTTTTGGTGGTGCTTTCTGCAGCAAATACCGAGGAAATACGTTTTTCTAGTGATAAAATTAAGGTCCTTCAATGTAAAGAGAATGGTAGGGCTGTTCAAATGAATCATGGTGTTGAATATGCCAAAGGGAAAATTTATGCTTTTCTTCATGCCGATGTGTTGCCTCCTAAAAATTTTTTAAAAGATATTGAGCAAACCCTTAGAGATACTTATCAAGCAGGTTTTTTCTCTTACCGGTTTGATAGTACGAGTAAACTATTAAATGTAAACTCGAAATTTACGGCTAAAGATGGCATTTTTACGGGCGGGGGAGATCAATGTTTGTTTATCGAGAAAACAGTTTTTAACCAACTTGGTGGTTTTGATGCGAACCAATTAATCATGGAAGATTTTGAATTTTTCAAGCGCATGAAAAATAAAAAAGTCAAGTACAAAATTATAAATAATGACTTACTAGTTTCTGCTAGAAAGTATGAGTCCAATTCCTATTTCAGGGTAAATATGTCCAATTTATTGTTGGTGGTATTATTTAAAATGGGCTATCCTTCATCTAAATTACAATCCCTTCACAATAGATTACTACAAATGCCTTACCGCACTAAACCCGAATAA
- a CDS encoding DUF547 domain-containing protein translates to MKSKTKYTRFFTTLFTIILTVVSVTAQQKKDFNTLSEDFLSKIKNGEDVSTIQQELANSTLEELENALRTDEEKLAFWLNIYNGYIQIILSDAPELYNDRRDFFSREQITIAGETVSFAKIEHGIIRKSQWPLGLGLIRKWFPNKFERKLRVDTRNFRVHFALNCGAKDCPPVAIYTPENINEQFNKGTKEYLTKTSTYTAENKSVAVTSLFSWFRGDFGSKKGVKKILKANDIIPTTKDIAITYKNYDWTLDLDNWTNL, encoded by the coding sequence ATGAAAAGTAAAACAAAATATACCAGATTTTTCACTACACTATTTACTATTATTCTTACCGTAGTATCTGTAACTGCACAGCAGAAAAAAGATTTCAACACCCTATCTGAAGATTTTCTTTCAAAGATTAAAAATGGAGAAGATGTTAGTACTATTCAGCAAGAACTTGCCAACAGCACCCTAGAAGAATTAGAAAATGCCTTACGCACAGATGAAGAAAAACTAGCGTTTTGGCTAAATATTTACAACGGATACATTCAAATAATTTTAAGTGATGCTCCAGAGTTATATAACGACCGTAGAGATTTCTTTAGTCGCGAGCAGATTACTATTGCTGGAGAAACGGTGTCATTTGCCAAAATTGAACACGGTATTATCAGAAAATCGCAATGGCCCTTAGGCTTAGGACTAATTCGTAAGTGGTTCCCTAATAAATTTGAAAGAAAATTGAGAGTTGACACCCGCAATTTTAGGGTGCATTTTGCACTTAATTGTGGTGCTAAAGATTGCCCTCCGGTAGCCATTTATACTCCAGAGAACATAAATGAGCAGTTTAATAAAGGAACAAAAGAGTATTTAACAAAAACATCGACGTATACTGCTGAAAACAAATCTGTAGCTGTAACTTCTTTGTTTAGTTGGTTTAGAGGCGATTTTGGATCTAAAAAAGGAGTGAAAAAAATTCTTAAAGCAAACGATATCATTCCAACTACAAAGGATATAGCTATTACCTATAAAAACTACGATTGGACTTTAGATTTAGATAACTGGACTAATTTATAA
- a CDS encoding RND family transporter, producing the protein MLKILSFKKIILGVFVLLSIGSGFLLPNLKFSFDFSQFFPTGDDDLLFYEEFIKDFSTDDNFLLVAVENKGGIFDKEFLENFDKFTDAAKALPHVTEANSLTNLSYPLKTSFGYTKLPVLHIDDETQYTADWEKIQEDNFFIGSFIDENAHSLVVFLETEDNLDYQQSVALLDATRTLLSEYNFSSNHLMGRTSFYEALVQMQKRELTVTSIVSLILVLIVLYIIYKRTAIVFITLISIFVALLIFLGTLSLLDKELSALAAFYPILMLIVGTSDVIHILDNFLEKIKIGIAKQTAIVQSLKEVGLSTLLTSVTTAIGFLSLLFSKLVGIRDFGVNSAIGVLIAYITVVFFTSSLVLIFKNSTLLPKKSKSTFWQKYLLKMNAFTMAQPKSIISVSIIFTVVCVYGVSRVNTNYTFKTSLPNNSKIAEDFAFFQNEYSGFRTIELAVQTKQGYKITDFAVAQEIEKVNQLLEETENVDNIRSVNSIFKALNKANHLNKTAYFVLPDEEKEFNTYKKDASRYARQQLDKFTDSSKTKARIIANVLDIGTDSLVKTYDKIDAFVAKNIDTSIVAFRVTGKGMLMDKNASYIQASLFQGLLMGLLLVGIIMAFLFKNVKLVIISLIPNMVPLLFAGALLGFLNIPLDAPVSIVFAIVFGIAVDDTIHFLGKYKIAISKGLTKERALETTFLETGRALIITTLLLFFGFMTLLFSIHNPSLIIGLLISATLFTALLLDLLLLPVLIRKFM; encoded by the coding sequence ATGCTTAAAATTCTTTCGTTTAAAAAAATCATCTTAGGTGTTTTTGTTCTTCTGTCTATTGGGTCTGGTTTTTTGCTTCCTAATTTAAAGTTTTCCTTTGATTTTAGTCAGTTTTTCCCAACAGGTGATGATGACTTGTTGTTTTACGAAGAATTTATAAAAGACTTTTCTACTGATGATAATTTTTTATTGGTGGCTGTAGAAAATAAAGGAGGTATTTTTGATAAGGAATTTTTAGAGAATTTTGACAAGTTTACCGATGCTGCCAAGGCATTACCCCATGTTACCGAAGCCAATTCGTTAACCAATTTATCCTATCCGCTAAAAACTTCTTTTGGATATACGAAGCTCCCCGTGTTACATATTGATGACGAAACTCAATACACCGCTGATTGGGAAAAAATACAAGAAGACAATTTTTTCATTGGTTCTTTTATCGATGAAAATGCACATTCCTTGGTGGTCTTTCTAGAGACAGAAGACAATCTTGATTACCAACAATCTGTTGCATTATTAGATGCCACAAGAACATTACTAAGCGAGTATAACTTTAGTTCCAATCATTTGATGGGGAGGACCTCATTTTATGAAGCATTGGTGCAAATGCAAAAAAGAGAACTGACGGTTACTTCTATTGTCTCACTGATACTAGTGCTTATTGTACTCTACATTATTTACAAACGTACGGCAATAGTTTTTATCACCTTAATATCAATATTTGTTGCCTTGTTAATTTTTCTAGGCACACTGTCGCTACTAGACAAAGAGCTCAGTGCTTTGGCTGCCTTCTACCCTATTCTAATGCTCATTGTGGGCACTTCGGATGTTATTCATATCCTTGATAATTTTTTAGAAAAGATTAAAATAGGCATTGCGAAACAAACTGCAATTGTACAGTCCTTAAAGGAAGTTGGTTTATCTACTTTATTAACTTCCGTGACTACCGCTATAGGATTCTTATCCTTATTATTTTCAAAATTGGTAGGCATCAGAGACTTTGGCGTAAATTCGGCCATTGGTGTTCTTATCGCTTATATTACCGTAGTTTTCTTTACCAGCTCTCTAGTCCTGATCTTTAAAAACTCGACGCTCCTTCCTAAAAAAAGCAAGTCGACTTTCTGGCAAAAGTATCTCCTGAAAATGAATGCTTTTACTATGGCTCAACCAAAGAGTATTATAAGCGTCAGTATTATTTTTACGGTAGTTTGTGTATATGGAGTAAGCCGCGTAAATACAAACTATACTTTTAAAACTAGCCTTCCTAACAACAGTAAAATTGCAGAAGATTTTGCTTTTTTTCAAAATGAATATTCTGGTTTTAGAACCATAGAATTGGCGGTACAAACAAAACAAGGCTATAAAATTACGGATTTTGCTGTAGCCCAAGAAATTGAAAAAGTAAACCAATTGCTTGAAGAAACAGAAAATGTAGATAACATACGCTCTGTAAATTCAATTTTTAAGGCATTAAATAAAGCAAACCATTTAAACAAGACCGCTTATTTTGTACTTCCCGATGAGGAAAAAGAATTTAACACCTACAAAAAAGATGCTTCTAGATATGCGCGACAACAACTAGATAAATTTACAGACAGCAGTAAAACTAAAGCTAGAATAATCGCTAATGTTCTCGATATTGGCACCGATAGTCTGGTAAAAACCTACGATAAAATTGATGCTTTTGTTGCTAAAAATATAGATACTAGTATTGTAGCCTTTAGAGTTACCGGCAAGGGTATGCTCATGGATAAAAATGCATCTTATATTCAAGCTAGTTTATTTCAAGGCTTATTAATGGGCTTGCTCTTGGTAGGAATTATTATGGCATTCCTATTTAAAAATGTAAAGTTGGTGATCATATCTCTAATCCCAAATATGGTACCGTTACTCTTTGCTGGCGCTTTACTTGGCTTTTTAAACATTCCGTTAGATGCTCCTGTATCTATTGTCTTTGCTATTGTATTTGGTATTGCTGTAGATGACACCATCCATTTTTTAGGAAAGTACAAGATTGCAATCTCTAAGGGATTGACCAAAGAACGTGCTTTAGAAACTACCTTCTTAGAAACGGGTAGAGCGTTGATTATTACAACCCTACTGCTCTTTTTTGGATTTATGACTTTATTGTTTTCTATTCATAACCCCAGTTTAATAATAGGGCTGCTTATTAGTGCTACATTATTTACAGCATTACTCTTAGATTTGTTGCTGCTTCCGGTATTGATCCGAAAATTTATGTAA